ATTAAATAATGGATATGAGACCATAACTTTGATATTAACCACATTAAGCTACGACGGCTTATATTTCGTCGAGATTTGGGATTTAAATGTCAAAAATAAAACCTACCATGGTAAATCAGATTGAATTACAAATTGATCTTTATAAGTAATCCAATTGATTAACTATCAAATTATGTTATAGAGAATAAACAAATGGTCACAGACACAACACGAGAATGTTTGTCAGAGATCGTtagaatattacaaaatagaTTGTTTGTCATTAGGAAATTTGAGTCATTTATGCTCTACTCtaattattcgataaagaaTAATTCCTATGTTTTTGATACGCTCGAATATCCAAGTGTGATTTTGAAATCGGGTGTTGTAGAAAAGATTGATTTATTTGTCGAAGAGGAAGTATTTACACCATCCGAACTTCGAAAGAATTTAGATGATCTTGAATCGAAAATCGAAAGTCTGTTGAAAagatcattaaatattttacgaccAAACactaagaataatttatatggtGTGATCAATATCACTGGTGAtgcatttttcaaagaaatggTAATCGATACGATATCcatcgataaattaaataacgttAGTTATCGATCTAACAATCTCATATCCTTAAAAGATGATCAACAATTTGCCTCGTCTCTAAACGCTGATAATATCATCGTTCATAATCTCAAAGTGAATTCCCTTTGTGGAATTCCTCATCAGTGTGAGTACACGTTTTTATAATCtatcatgaaaaatattagtttGTAAAGAGGTAgtgttaatgaaaatttcattacgaAATCGTAGATTGGGCAACGATAGAAaacaaagatgaaaaaatattagtcAGCGAGAATGATAGTActagaaaattatatgaaaatagtATACTCGTCcattcgaatatttctatacctaatttgaaagtaaaaaagatcaATGAAATTGACATGGAGCAATTGATTGATCAGCTGTTCATTATAGGTGGCAATCAGACGATTACAGgtataatttatcgattttttttttttttaattaattaatttctcgaatgataataagtattttttttttaattaattaatttctcgaaTGATAATAAGTCTTTCTTTAGGTAACATTACATACCAGTATGTAGAGGTGAAAAAtcttaaaacaaaaatgtacAATGGGGTATCATCCACGTTACTGATGACAAATGCGTTCGATCAAAATTTTcaggaattatatataaaaacgctCGAAGTTGATTCCCTTCATGTAGAATATATTAATGGCATTCCTATATCCGAATTTGCTATGAAATCACGTGAAAATGTTATCAgtggtatcctattatgatttttatttcaatgagtacatataaaagatatttgttagatttttatgagagaaattatatttacaggTGAAGTGATATTAGATAAGATGGAAGTAACAGAAATGCTTATTATGGATTCAGATGCAAAAATGTCAATTATTCCGCCGTCTCAAATTTATGATAGCGTGGTAATATCAGGTGACATCgcagtaaaaaaaattgattttgaagaaaatggaaaattaattatggataatttaaaagttaaacCAAGAGAGATTTTCCATAACATGTGGACAAAATCGACCGATCAAACAATTCGAAATGACGTTTCACTCGATTTCGGTGTAACtatcgatcgattagaaaCTAAATACTTGAATGGTTTTACCGAGGAAGAATTCTTATACACCACAGTCGAAAAGATTCCGTCGATTTTCACAAATcttcattttaaaaatctacATATCAACGATGTCTTTCACGTgaacgaaacaaaattaaatagcATCGATGTTCATCAAGATCGTATTATAATCCGCGGTGATTTACATGTCCAAAAATTACAATTACATCATTTGATAACcgattattataacaatatatccgtcgatataattttgaataacaCTGGAAATCTGAAATTGTCGGAGGACATTAATCTTCCTGCAATTTCAGTAGAACGTGCAATCGTACGTGAATTCAATCTTGAATTTCTCAATGATCGAGCAGTTTCtccttatttaaaaataccgATCAAGGTAAACGAAACAGAATTGATCAGAACACCGAAATTTCGTGCTGAAGAAATcacgatcgaaaattttaatggaaaaaatatcTCGTATTTGATCGAATTGGAAAATGTAACAATCGCTGATATCATGGAAGAAATCATTATTGAAAATGATCTAGTATTAAGCGAGGAATTGGAAGTGATTAGAATAGCTAATTACTCAGCTGAaatgtatttgaaaaaaatagcatTGCAAAATATATCATTGCCGACAGGAATGATGGAAGAATTAATTGTACAGAACATAACGATGGATTTTTTAGAGGGTTTCAGAGTCGATACACTTCCTTCGagtattttttcaaagataggTTCACAAAAAATACCAGGAAGATTTACGTTCCACACGATTCGTGCAGATAATATGGAAGCTAATTATATTAATGGACTGGACACTTCGAAATTGATGTGGATAGATGAACCTCTTATTTTTGAAGGAAATGTAACATTTACGGATCTCTTCGTTGATAATGATGTTAGTGTAGGAAGTTTGAATGGTTATGATACTCAACaggtaaaaaatataaaataatataaattatctttaaaaaataatttctaagtatcttcttcgatatttttagtTATACCAAAGCCCCATCTCTTTAACTTCTACAAACTTACATAATTTGAGCGTGTCTGGACATATTTCATGGGAAAATTCTAATCAATCCACTGAATCGTTATCacatttattcgaaaaagcACTTAGGAAAGATACACCGCAAGAAATTGTGGGTAATGTAACTTTCATAAAACATTTACGTACTTCGTTCTTTATAGGAGATATTGAAGGTATAGATGAGATTAGAAATATCATAGAAGATGCTGTATTCGAAAATTCGGAGAAAATTGTTTTGAGTGGACAAAAAGTTTtccaaaataatttaacgatgAATACTTTGAAGACACAAGACGTGATCGATATAGTAACGATTAATGgaataaatatcattgaatTAAATGCCTCGgttgttaataaatatgaaaaaaatattgtaacagGACCGATTGAGTTTTTAAACGAAGTCATAATCGATAATCTCGTTTTCAACGATACTCTTCACGATACGTTGAATACGGATTTGGTTCTTTCTAATCAAATATTAccgaataatacatatataaaaaatctcgTTGTTATTggagatatttttttgaagAGGATCGATGACGttgattttaatgaattcGTAGAGAATCGTGTAACGCTTAGCAAAGATCATGTTATATCTTCTGATATACAATTTCAAGGCCGAGTTGAAGTAacaggtatatatacatatcacattattatattattgcattAATACATTAGAGTATATCACCTTATTCTTATCAATGTTTAGGAAATGCTATGATAAAGAAGATCAATGGTATTGATACTTCTGATCTAGTTATAAATTCATTACAAACAACCCAAATTATTTCTGGTAAAAAAACTTATATAAATGACTTAAAAGTGAATAATAATGTCGAGATTCCATTGATAAATGGTATCAACTTAAACGAGGAATTCTCTAACAGTGTTTTGAACGATGAAAACGTAATAATCACCGGAGACCTCGTAAGTTCGATTgagatttaatataattcttgataattttattaaatcgtactttttttcttagatcTTTCAATCGCATGTAGATATTCCAAAAAACATAATCGTTTCTGGATTAGTAAACGGTGTAAACGTAAGTGATTTAGTCAACGATTTGGATCATTTAGAAAATCATAGCATATCtgctttgaaagaaaatacagcGTTTATCGAACATGCTATTTTAAACGAAActtctattataaaatctttaccaagtgtttttgcatatttggaagaagaagatcgttTGAAGATCGAAGTACCGACAGTTAAAAAGATCGACGTAGTTATGTTTGACTCgatcttaaaattaaatatgtatgctGAACAAAATGGCAGCTTTTGTGGATTACCAGAGAAGTGTTCCTGTCCATTGCAATACGTTGctgaattaacaaaaaatgataGTCGTGTTTGGCGATGCAACAATATTTCTATTgtcaaacatttttataaaccaAACAATCTTTTTGGTATAGATGTAACGACCAGTAGTGTTTCTTACAATGCTCAATGCAGTCGAAATGAAACGGATTTGGAAGTTACTACGATTTCATGGATGTCCAATGAAAAACTTGGAACAGCTAATATCATCAAGGAAAGATATTCGATTATTGAAGCCATGGGTTTCCTTAAAGATTCAAAAACGTTCATTCATAATGGTAAATGtttgtttagaaaatatattaatatatataataaataaatgaattattttttagatcAAGTATACATAACTTTGGCGATATATTATGATCCTACAACGAAAAAACACGACAcgaattcgtttatttataaattaaatttaaaaaatgagagTCTAACTTTGCATCAAGAGATTCGAACGAATGGTGCATCAGCTcttgaaattttacaaataaataataatgtgtaTATTGTTATAGCTTGTGATGGAAATACGAAAATGGgttcattaatttataaattagattCTATTACTTCGATGGTATGAACGTGTTAAAATTACATTACTTACAtggatttatttaataattgttttattattttattttttagttcgTTTTGTTAAGAAGATTTCCAGGAAAAAGTAATTGTGTAAAAAGTTTATCGAACGATGatgattatttcattatgaTTAATGATCTCGATATGAAcgctttaaatatttattattacgattataaatttgataatttttatcattatcaaagTTTCTTCTATGATTCGCCTATCAATGAAATTCAAAGTTTCTATATTGGCggtaatttttaaatcattgtATCTAATTTAACTagttataattttgattatcaATTTATTCTATGTTTTTAGAGATTGTAAATAATGATGGTTACGTTATAGTAACCACAGAAGACGGGCAATTTTATGtttatgaatatatgtttGTTGGGGTAAGCaacaaatattgaatatattatattacacacacacacacacacaccatgCAAATACTTTTGATGATTATTTTCAGAAATTCCAAAGAAAGATTGTACATCAAATAGATGGTTTACAAACTGTAGTTCCATTCCATTACGATCAGTatcattatcttctttttggaacaaaaacaaatactACGATTATGCGTATTGTGCAACTGGGTTTACATTGAAATCattctaattaattcataCATTTTATGAATGCAATGtctttgatttatttacaGTAAAACAGtataaatctaattttttatttattaggtATAATGTTTGCATTGTTTGTATTGtctaaatcaatattataaagtctaaaaaaaatggaatgtaaagaaataaaataatgtaaggTTAGATTCTTATGAATGTTCTTACAAGTTTTTTCACGTATTACATCTTACAAATAATTGGAAATgaatagtataaataattagaaaaaacattgttgtatataaaaataatttagactcaccaattattctaattttaatttatctttctaaattctataatataaagagACACACGACACACGGCACACGCCATGTGAGTGCCGAACTTAAccttaaaaaatgaaaaatttactaTCTTTATCAATACAATGTATAAGACAGAAATTAAATGCTGGCTATGTACGACCATCCGATATTTGCAAAGCTTCTATCGATCTTACGTCGCTTATTAAACCACTGAATGCTTATATCACAGTAACTGAAAATGTAGCAAAAGAACAATCTAAGAATGCAGATACTagacaagaagaaaattgtattttgGGTGATCTCGATGGTGTTCCTATTGCAATCAAAGATAACTATTGTACAAAAGCAGTGCCAACGACTTGTGCTTCTTTTAtgttagaaaattttgttcCTGGATATGATGCTACCGTCTATCAATGTCTCAAAAATGCTGGTGCAGTTCTGGTTGGCAAAACTAATCTTGATCAATTTGCTATGGGCTCAGGAACAATTGATTCATATTATGGGCCAACAATAAATCTATGGGGTTCTGAAATACTGTCTAAGCATTATTTATATGAGGATGGTACAGAGATAAACACACAACATTCTACTAACAAAGATAAATGGCATATAGCAGGTACGtttcttatcattatttttttttttttttttttattaattgaaagGATTGAAcaacatatatttttgtaggtggtagtagtggtggttcTGCGGTAGCAGTAGCTACTCACAGTTGTTATGCGGCAATAGGATCTGACACCGGAGGCTCTACTCGTAATCCTGCTTCTTACTGCGGTCTGATTGGATTAAAACCAACTTATGGATTAGTTTCAAGAAATGGTCTTATACCTTTGGTAAACTCAATGGATGTACCTGGTATTCTTACCAGATATGTGGAAGATGCTGTTTTAATTCTAAACAGTATAGCAGGACCGGATGATACAGATTCTActactataaaaaaagattatgagCCCTTTTCAATAccagaaaaaattgatataagtAATTTATGTGTTGGTATACCAAAAGAATATAAAGTTGATGGAATAAgcaaagaaatacaaaattgCTGGGATGAAGTTGCCTTATTAATAGAGGAAGCAGGTGCTAAAGTAATTCCAGTTTCTCTTCCACATACAGATTATTCTATAGTATGTTATTCGGTATTAAATTGTTGCAATGTAGCAAGTAATATGGCACGTTATGATGGTATTCGATATGGTTATCGTGCGGATGAAGAAAATTCGGCAACTGAATTGTACACAAAAACAAGATCTGCAGGTTTTAACGATGTTGTTAAGGGTCGTATATTAACtggaaacttttttttgttacaagaaaattatgaaCAATATTACGTAAAAGCAATGAAATTACGTAGATTAATTTCTCAAGATTTTGACAAAGTATGGGATAGTAATATTGACTTGTTACTTACACCTACTACTCTATCAGATGCTCCAACTTATGATGAATTTGTATTACTTGATAATCAGAGGCAGTGTATAATTCAGGATTATTGTACACAACCAGCAAATATGGCAGGAATTCCAGCAGTAAATATACcaataaaattatctaaaaaggGATTGCCACTATCATTACAATTAATGGCACCACCTTTGCAAGAAAAATGCCTGCTTACTGTAGCTAAGTGGATCGAAGATTGCGTACGATTTCCGAAAATACAATTGAAATAAGTGCGCATAATACAATAGATCcctttatttattgtaaatatacctatttctatataattagaataataaaaaaattaacacatttgttatatttaatttattagaaacataaaaatctTATAAGTTTAgcagaataattttaatgtaatatttcaaatacgaGGTGTTTGTctatatctaatattaaaaaaaaaacgaaattaatactttcgataattttgcaattactaaaataaatttttatgtataaggAGTacagtaaattaatatttaaacaacaGTACGTGCATCTAATGTTATAAAGATCATAGCACGCGAGaaacttgaaataatttaaaatttcaatacttaaaaattttgatcTTGAAGTCGTGTAATATCAACATATTCGGGATTAGGATTAATTTTGAGGATTACCGATTTAGTTATACTTTGTACTCCGACAAGAAAACATCGAAATTCTCTCTTCTAAAAGTgaagatttataaattaatactttcaataattttccaattatttaaacaatttaatatacgcaaatatttaaataaactaatatttaaacaatattacaATCGTTTAACATTACAAAAATCGTCGCGCGCgaaaaacttaaaataattttaattaaaaatttcaatattatttttataaaaatcaaaatattaattcatttccATACTATCTATAAAGTAAAGAATTTCCAACATTATGTTTTTTCGtggtataatttattttcgtattaattatatttattattttttatgcagttatatcgtaaaataaatgcgCACTGCGTCGTATCTATTATGGATCTATAATGGTCATGTGATAATTAGGACCATTAAAGGATATAAATGTGGAAGAATGAAAAGTTTGAATTTGAACCTACTAACATTTTCTGTTCTAACTCACACTGATCCTATCGTTATGTTACGTGCGAGTGGGGTATAATTTAACAAGCTTATAGATTGATATGATAGAATCATGGCAACGACAGTGTTTTCCGCTCGCGCTTgtaattcatattttgtctATATTTGTTAATGAAATCATATACGCTTCGAGTGATAAACAGCCTTGATTGAAGAAATTTGTAATCGTCTTTCTAGTTAAATAATGGCTAAAACAATCTATAGttttttgttagaaatatttagTACAGTaagatgtacatacatacgtatatcaaaagatataaatagcactttgaaaattaaaataaattaaaactaaaATTTTTCCTAGATTTGTGCACATATTTTACGATACTGATGATTACAATTTactatttatatgtaatactaTTTTGTCATATAAAATAGCATATTTGCAtctaatgatatttttacagactctaaaaatattacaattgcaagaatatttatattaattttcgttttcattaCTTCCCTAATCCATCGGAGGACatcgtaaatattaaaatttaccaATATTATGAAGGCTATATCAACATTATTTGTACATCATAACATCTGGTGATTGGTACATGCACATGTAGGCATCACATAAAAGTCGTTTTGCATATTCCGGTAAATTACGATCGTCTGTTAATTTCATCAAATAATTCCCACCATTTTCACTTAGCCAATAAGGAAAATCTGGACATGGCACCATCTCTGGTATATTATACCCATCTTGTTCacctaataataaatattggtAAATCTTggattaaatatatagaaaattaaattatacctTTTCTATCTGCCATAGAATCAAAAAAGCACCATGGTGCTTCTG
The sequence above is a segment of the Vespula vulgaris chromosome 12, iyVesVulg1.1, whole genome shotgun sequence genome. Coding sequences within it:
- the LOC127067915 gene encoding reticulocyte-binding protein homolog 1-like, translating into MGTLNYFLFAILFGSIVQRGKCSNIKLNEYLSEKLREAKVNIAKSHIEASQTVFVNNYNVSWLKSWDTIWDTNPPLIINTFNQMLFAHTNGTMDIFMNGSTSSKVFKFKEKSTIGQGYFIKFVRTIKWKTTLYLFLCYNIGWCSLYTGNDITDLIHRQHVIYSKLIDACFFTKANRLYLILVDNISVIYHWAGTYMDIYTNIMTSSAVSVTTFKYKQSVIIIFAQNSKSDSIVTSTVYEFKENTIDIIQFLPTNKPMSIHHYTCNNHHFVLMINKMQVSSVYLWDGTELLKWIDIPEIRTFYSMQTVYLQDGTYFIVAHNDVVELFKLLNMANYVSLSVRKLNNNRNIVDMQALNNGYETITLILTTLSYDGLYFVEIWDLNVKNKTYHENKQMVTDTTRECLSEIVRILQNRLFVIRKFESFMLYSNYSIKNNSYVFDTLEYPSVILKSGVVEKIDLFVEEEVFTPSELRKNLDDLESKIESLLKRSLNILRPNTKNNLYGVINITGDAFFKEMVIDTISIDKLNNVSYRSNNLISLKDDQQFASSLNADNIIVHNLKVNSLCGIPHQYWATIENKDEKILVSENDSTRKLYENSILVHSNISIPNLKVKKINEIDMEQLIDQLFIIGGNQTITGNITYQYVEVKNLKTKMYNGVSSTLLMTNAFDQNFQELYIKTLEVDSLHVEYINGIPISEFAMKSRENVISGEVILDKMEVTEMLIMDSDAKMSIIPPSQIYDSVVISGDIAVKKIDFEENGKLIMDNLKVKPREIFHNMWTKSTDQTIRNDVSLDFGVTIDRLETKYLNGFTEEEFLYTTVEKIPSIFTNLHFKNLHINDVFHVNETKLNSIDVHQDRIIIRGDLHVQKLQLHHLITDYYNNISVDIILNNTGNLKLSEDINLPAISVERAIVREFNLEFLNDRAVSPYLKIPIKVNETELIRTPKFRAEEITIENFNGKNISYLIELENVTIADIMEEIIIENDLVLSEELEVIRIANYSAEMYLKKIALQNISLPTGMMEELIVQNITMDFLEGFRVDTLPSSIFSKIGSQKIPGRFTFHTIRADNMEANYINGLDTSKLMWIDEPLIFEGNVTFTDLFVDNDVSVGSLNGYDTQQLYQSPISLTSTNLHNLSVSGHISWENSNQSTESLSHLFEKALRKDTPQEIVGNVTFIKHLRTSFFIGDIEGIDEIRNIIEDAVFENSEKIVLSGQKVFQNNLTMNTLKTQDVIDIVTINGINIIELNASVVNKYEKNIVTGPIEFLNEVIIDNLVFNDTLHDTLNTDLVLSNQILPNNTYIKNLVVIGDIFLKRIDDVDFNEFVENRVTLSKDHVISSDIQFQGRVEVTGNAMIKKINGIDTSDLVINSLQTTQIISGKKTYINDLKVNNNVEIPLINGINLNEEFSNSVLNDENVIITGDLIFQSHVDIPKNIIVSGLVNGVNVSDLVNDLDHLENHSISALKENTAFIEHAILNETSIIKSLPSVFAYLEEEDRLKIEVPTVKKIDVVMFDSILKLNMYAEQNGSFCGLPEKCSCPLQYVAELTKNDSRVWRCNNISIVKHFYKPNNLFGIDVTTSSVSYNAQCSRNETDLEVTTISWMSNEKLGTANIIKERYSIIEAMGFLKDSKTFIHNDQVYITLAIYYDPTTKKHDTNSFIYKLNLKNESLTLHQEIRTNGASALEILQINNNVYIVIACDGNTKMGSLIYKLDSITSMFVLLRRFPGKSNCVKSLSNDDDYFIMINDLDMNALNIYYYDYKFDNFYHYQSFFYDSPINEIQSFYIGEIVNNDGYVIVTTEDGQFYVYEYMFVGKFQRKIVHQIDGLQTVVPFHYDQYHYLLFGTKTNTTIMRIVQLGLH
- the LOC127067926 gene encoding glutamyl-tRNA(Gln) amidotransferase subunit A, mitochondrial, with protein sequence MKNLLSLSIQCIRQKLNAGYVRPSDICKASIDLTSLIKPLNAYITVTENVAKEQSKNADTRQEENCILGDLDGVPIAIKDNYCTKAVPTTCASFMLENFVPGYDATVYQCLKNAGAVLVGKTNLDQFAMGSGTIDSYYGPTINLWGSEILSKHYLYEDGTEINTQHSTNKDKWHIAGGSSGGSAVAVATHSCYAAIGSDTGGSTRNPASYCGLIGLKPTYGLVSRNGLIPLVNSMDVPGILTRYVEDAVLILNSIAGPDDTDSTTIKKDYEPFSIPEKIDISNLCVGIPKEYKVDGISKEIQNCWDEVALLIEEAGAKVIPVSLPHTDYSIVCYSVLNCCNVASNMARYDGIRYGYRADEENSATELYTKTRSAGFNDVVKGRILTGNFFLLQENYEQYYVKAMKLRRLISQDFDKVWDSNIDLLLTPTTLSDAPTYDEFVLLDNQRQCIIQDYCTQPANMAGIPAVNIPIKLSKKGLPLSLQLMAPPLQEKCLLTVAKWIEDCVRFPKIQLK